In the genome of Telluria mixta, the window CCGGCGTGCCCGCGGCGCCGGTCGTGCCCGAACCGGCACAGGCCACGCCGCGCCGCCGCATCCTGCTCGTGGAAGACAACGAGGATGCCAGCGCCACGCTGGCCGACATCCTGCTTACGCAAGGCCATGAGGTCGTGTGCGAAGCGGATGGCCGCGCCGGCCTGGCGCGCGCGCTCGCCGAGCCGTGGGACGTGATCGTGTGCGACATCGGCCTGCCCGAACTCGACGGCCTCAAGCTGATGCAGGCCCTGCGCGCGCAGCAGGAAGGCGCCCGTCCGTATGCGATCGCGCTGACGGGCTACGGCCAGCCGGACGACGAGGCGCGCGGCCTCGCGGCCGGATTCGACCGCTACCTCGTCAAGCCGGTCGGCGCTGCCGCGCTGCTGGCCGTGGTCGCCGACGCCCCCGCCCCGGTCTCAACCTTCAGCGCCTGACCAGGCGCGCCAGGCGGTCGACCGCCTGTTCGATCCGCTCGTATTTCGTCGCGTAGGAAAAGCGCACGTGCTGTTTCGGCGCGGCGAACCCGAAGTCATCGCCCGGCACGATCGCGACCAGCGCGTCGCGCAGCACGGCCATGCCGAACGCGCTGCTGTCGTGCGCCAGCGGATGGTCGACCTGCGTGATGTCGGCATACACGTAGAACGCGCCGTCCGGCAGCACGGGTACCTGGAAACCGAGGTCGCGCAGCGCGGGCACGAGGAAGTCGCGGCGGCGGCGGAATTCCCGGCGGCGCTCCTCGAAGATGGCGATGGCGTCGTCGTGGAACGCGGCCAGCGCCGCGTGCTGGGCGATGGCGGGCGCGCAGATGAACAGGTTCTGCGCCAGCTTTTCGATGGCCGGCACGAGCGACTCCGGCAGCACGAGCCAGCCCAGGCGCCAGCCCGTCATGCTGAAGTATTTCGAGAAGCTGTTGACGGTGATGACGTCGTCGCCGAACGACAGGGCGCTGGTCGCGCGGTCGCCTTCCTTCTCGCTATAGTACAAACCCTGGTAGATCTCGTCGACGATCGAAAAACCGCCGCGCGCACGCACGGCCGCGACGACGTCGCGCGTCTGTTCCGGCGTCATCGACGTGCCGGTCGGGTTCGACGGCGACGCGACGATCACGCCGCGCGTGCGCTCCGTCCAGCGCCCGGCCACCTGGGCCGCCGTCAGCTGGTAGC includes:
- a CDS encoding pyridoxal phosphate-dependent aminotransferase, translating into MSHNPLQVARRVDAIEPFRVMEMVKAAAAMVRAGQDVISMSVGEPDFTAPDLVARAAMDAIQRGATQYTESLGLPALREAISAHYARACGLDIAPQRIVVTAGASAGLLLACAALVAEGDEVLMPDPSYPCNRHFVSAFGGQAVLVPSGPAERYQLTAAQVAGRWTERTRGVIVASPSNPTGTSMTPEQTRDVVAAVRARGGFSIVDEIYQGLYYSEKEGDRATSALSFGDDVITVNSFSKYFSMTGWRLGWLVLPESLVPAIEKLAQNLFICAPAIAQHAALAAFHDDAIAIFEERRREFRRRRDFLVPALRDLGFQVPVLPDGAFYVYADITQVDHPLAHDSSAFGMAVLRDALVAIVPGDDFGFAAPKQHVRFSYATKYERIEQAVDRLARLVRR